One window of Hymenobacter sp. BRD128 genomic DNA carries:
- the pheS gene encoding phenylalanine--tRNA ligase subunit alpha, protein MQESISGLAAEVAAADVSTAAALDQFRLLYLGRKGRLADLFDQLKTVPSEQKRAVGQQLNGLKQQAQARFDEAQAALEEASANQPADATFDYTLPPVPNALGTRHPLSLVREQMLRIFSRIGFAVAEGPEIEDDWHNFTALNFPENHPARDMQDTFFVPAVEGDDQPSLLRTHTSTVQVRVMENEPLPIRRVMPGRVYRNEAISARAHMLFHQIEGLYIDEHVSFADLKQTIYYFVREMFGEDINIRFRPSYFPFTEPSAEIDITCLICKGAGCNICKGSGWVEIGGSGMVDPNVLENCGIDSERYTGYAWGMGIERITMLKYQIKDLRLFTENDVRFLRQFEAL, encoded by the coding sequence ATGCAGGAATCAATTTCGGGCTTGGCCGCCGAGGTAGCCGCCGCCGACGTCAGCACCGCCGCCGCCCTCGACCAGTTTCGCCTTCTCTACCTGGGCCGCAAAGGCCGCCTGGCCGACCTCTTCGACCAGCTTAAAACCGTGCCCAGCGAGCAAAAGCGCGCCGTGGGCCAGCAGCTCAACGGCCTCAAGCAGCAAGCGCAGGCCCGCTTCGACGAGGCCCAGGCAGCTCTCGAAGAGGCCAGCGCCAACCAGCCCGCCGACGCTACCTTCGACTACACCCTCCCCCCCGTGCCCAATGCGCTGGGCACCCGCCACCCGCTGAGTTTGGTGCGCGAGCAGATGCTGCGCATTTTTTCGCGCATTGGCTTTGCCGTGGCCGAAGGGCCGGAGATTGAGGACGACTGGCACAACTTCACGGCCCTCAACTTTCCCGAAAACCACCCGGCCCGGGATATGCAGGACACGTTTTTTGTGCCCGCCGTGGAAGGTGACGACCAGCCCAGCCTGCTGCGCACCCACACCAGCACCGTGCAGGTGCGCGTGATGGAAAACGAGCCGCTGCCTATCCGCCGCGTGATGCCCGGCCGCGTGTACCGCAACGAGGCCATTTCGGCGCGCGCGCACATGCTCTTCCACCAGATTGAGGGCCTGTACATTGACGAGCACGTGAGCTTTGCCGACCTCAAGCAGACCATTTATTACTTTGTGCGCGAGATGTTTGGCGAGGACATCAACATTCGATTCCGGCCCAGCTATTTTCCCTTCACCGAGCCTAGCGCCGAGATTGATATCACCTGCCTCATCTGCAAGGGCGCGGGCTGCAACATCTGCAAGGGCAGCGGCTGGGTCGAAATCGGCGGCAGCGGCATGGTAGACCCCAACGTGCTCGAAAACTGCGGTATCGACTCGGAGCGCTACACCGGCTACGCCTGGGGCATGGGCATCGAGCGCATCACCATGCTCAAGTACCAGATTAAGGATTTGCGCCTGTTTACGGAAAACGACGTGCGGTTTTTGCGCCAGTTCGAGGCGCTTTAA
- a CDS encoding pitrilysin family protein, which translates to MIYFQEFTLANGLRCLVHEDFTTPLAVLNILYDVGSRDESPDRTGFAHLFEHLMFSGSANIPSYDEPLQKVGGENNAFTSQDITNYYLSLPAANIETGFWLESDRMLDLAFSDNGLDVQRKVVVEEFKQNYLNQPYGDVWLKLKPLAYQTHPYQWNTIGKEISHIEEAEMADVRAFFRQHYTPQNAILVVAGAVAAAEVKRLAEKWFGPIPGGERRPRQLPQEPAQTVARHAATTAPVPLSALYKAYHMPARLDPRYHAVDLLGDLLGRGKSSRLHQRLVKDLQLFNNISASVTGALDPGLLVVSGKLNTGVDLAEADRAVEAVVAELRQAEVPADELQKVKNQAETGLVFGEIELLNRALALAIGKLLGNANLVNEEPAQLQAVTPAHVRAAAELVLRPENCSTLYYQAAE; encoded by the coding sequence ATGATATATTTTCAAGAATTTACCCTAGCCAACGGCCTGCGCTGCTTGGTGCACGAAGACTTTACCACGCCACTGGCCGTGCTCAATATTTTGTACGACGTGGGCTCGCGCGATGAGAGCCCCGACCGCACGGGCTTCGCCCACTTATTTGAGCACCTGATGTTTAGCGGTTCGGCGAATATTCCGAGCTACGATGAGCCGCTGCAAAAAGTGGGCGGCGAAAACAACGCCTTCACCTCGCAGGACATCACCAACTACTACCTCTCGCTGCCGGCCGCCAATATCGAAACCGGCTTCTGGCTCGAAAGCGACCGCATGCTGGATTTGGCCTTCTCCGACAATGGCCTCGATGTGCAGCGCAAAGTGGTGGTGGAAGAGTTTAAGCAAAACTACCTCAACCAGCCCTACGGCGATGTGTGGCTGAAGCTCAAGCCGCTAGCCTACCAGACCCACCCTTACCAGTGGAATACCATCGGCAAGGAAATCAGCCACATCGAAGAAGCGGAGATGGCCGATGTGCGCGCTTTCTTCCGCCAGCACTACACGCCGCAGAATGCTATTCTGGTAGTAGCCGGCGCCGTAGCGGCTGCGGAGGTAAAACGCTTGGCCGAGAAGTGGTTCGGGCCGATTCCGGGCGGCGAGCGCCGTCCGCGCCAGCTACCCCAGGAGCCCGCCCAGACTGTGGCCCGCCACGCCGCCACCACCGCGCCGGTGCCGCTGAGCGCCCTTTACAAAGCCTACCACATGCCCGCCCGCCTCGACCCGCGCTACCACGCCGTCGATTTGCTTGGCGACCTGCTGGGCCGGGGCAAAAGCTCGCGCCTGCATCAGCGCTTAGTAAAAGACCTTCAGCTGTTTAATAATATTTCGGCGTCCGTAACCGGTGCCCTCGACCCCGGCCTGCTCGTGGTAAGCGGCAAGCTCAATACCGGCGTAGACCTGGCCGAGGCCGACCGCGCCGTAGAAGCCGTAGTGGCCGAGCTGCGGCAAGCCGAAGTACCCGCCGATGAGCTGCAAAAAGTAAAAAACCAGGCTGAAACGGGCCTGGTATTCGGCGAAATAGAACTCCTAAACCGCGCCCTGGCCCTAGCTATTGGCAAGCTGCTCGGCAACGCCAACCTCGTCAACGAGGAGCCCGCCCAGCTCCAGGCCGTGACGCCCGCCCACGTCCGCGCCGCCGCCGAGCTGGTGCTACGCCCCGAAAATTGCAGCACGCTCTACTACCAGGCAGCGGAGTAG
- a CDS encoding ABC transporter permease, giving the protein MFLTLRLVLESFAFAWQALRANLLRTILSLLGVTVGIFSIIAVFMVVDSLESNVRASMNFLGDKVVYVGKWPWVFDPNQPWWKYFNRPVPTVREFRQLQRMLPASSQKGIAIFVPKSGNTFKAGANSVSDCAFQGVSYEYRNVSDVPIEQGRYFTPQEVEAGRPVAIIGATIAENLFPQGEPVGRQFKTHGRYFTVIGVMKKEGKKLLDTPSNDANCLIPYDAFASLFAMSSTGMSGPSPSIGVKGRDDDPGLLNLEAEMRGDMRIIRGLKPREEDNFALNRPEMIAETIGKLFSVIGIAGAIIGSFAMLVGGFGIANIMFVSVRERTNIIGIQKSLGAKNYFILFQFLFEAVFLCLLGGAAGIFLVWLLTFMSLGDLALTLSAGNISLGLLVSVGIGILAGIIPAVLAANLDPVIAIRAK; this is encoded by the coding sequence ATGTTCCTGACCCTCCGCCTCGTGCTCGAAAGCTTTGCCTTTGCCTGGCAAGCCCTGCGGGCCAATCTGCTGCGCACTATTTTGTCGCTGCTCGGCGTCACGGTGGGAATTTTCTCCATTATTGCCGTCTTTATGGTCGTCGATTCGCTAGAGTCGAACGTGCGTGCCAGCATGAACTTCTTGGGCGATAAGGTGGTGTACGTGGGCAAATGGCCCTGGGTCTTCGACCCCAACCAACCCTGGTGGAAGTATTTTAACCGCCCCGTGCCCACGGTGCGCGAGTTTCGGCAGCTCCAGCGCATGCTGCCGGCTAGCAGCCAAAAGGGCATCGCCATCTTCGTGCCCAAGAGCGGCAATACCTTTAAGGCGGGAGCCAACTCGGTGAGCGACTGCGCCTTTCAGGGCGTAAGCTACGAGTACCGTAACGTATCGGACGTGCCCATCGAGCAGGGGCGCTACTTCACCCCGCAGGAGGTGGAGGCCGGCCGGCCGGTGGCCATCATCGGGGCCACCATCGCCGAAAACCTGTTTCCGCAGGGCGAGCCGGTAGGGCGGCAGTTCAAGACCCACGGCCGCTACTTCACGGTCATCGGAGTGATGAAAAAAGAGGGCAAAAAGCTGCTCGACACCCCTAGCAACGATGCCAACTGCCTGATTCCCTACGACGCCTTCGCTAGCCTGTTTGCCATGAGCAGCACCGGCATGAGTGGCCCCTCGCCCAGCATCGGGGTAAAGGGCCGCGACGACGACCCCGGCCTGCTCAACCTCGAAGCTGAGATGCGTGGCGACATGCGCATTATCCGAGGCCTCAAGCCCCGCGAGGAAGACAACTTTGCCCTGAATCGCCCCGAAATGATAGCCGAAACAATTGGCAAGCTGTTCAGTGTCATTGGGATAGCCGGTGCTATTATCGGTTCGTTTGCGATGCTGGTGGGCGGCTTTGGCATTGCCAATATCATGTTTGTGTCGGTGCGCGAGCGCACCAATATTATTGGTATTCAGAAGTCGCTAGGGGCGAAAAACTATTTTATCTTGTTCCAATTTCTATTTGAGGCCGTGTTTCTGTGCTTGCTGGGCGGGGCGGCGGGCATCTTTTTGGTATGGCTGCTCACGTTTATGTCGCTCGGCGACCTGGCGCTTACGTTGAGCGCGGGCAACATCTCGCTCGGCCTATTGGTATCGGTGGGTATTGGCATCCTGGCCGGCATTATCCCGGCGGTGTTGGCTGCCAACCTCGACCCGGTTATTGCTATCCGGGCGAAGTAA
- a CDS encoding 2-C-methyl-D-erythritol 4-phosphate cytidylyltransferase: protein MTDVFSFSPSAASPAAPRYAILVAGGSGLRMGADRPKQFLLLRGEPVLLHTLRRFAEPALGVAHTVVVLPFDQLTFWRQLCAEYHITLPHTLVVGGATRWASVKAGLAALPAEAPAGALVAVHDGVRPLITTAVIEAAYVAAAAHGAAAVAVPPKDSVRLLGAAGSSPLDRRRLRLMQTPQTFDLALLRRAYRLPELPTFTDDASVVDDLHPVQLVEGDYRNLKITTPEDLLLAEALLSEPQM, encoded by the coding sequence ATGACCGACGTTTTTAGTTTTTCACCTTCCGCTGCCAGCCCCGCCGCGCCGCGCTACGCCATTCTAGTAGCGGGCGGCAGCGGGCTGCGCATGGGTGCCGACCGGCCCAAGCAATTTTTGCTGCTGCGCGGCGAGCCGGTGCTGCTGCACACGCTGCGGCGCTTTGCCGAGCCGGCGCTAGGGGTGGCGCACACGGTAGTAGTGCTGCCCTTCGACCAGCTCACTTTTTGGCGCCAACTCTGTGCAGAATACCACATTACCTTGCCGCACACGCTGGTGGTAGGCGGCGCCACGCGCTGGGCTTCGGTAAAGGCGGGGCTAGCCGCGCTGCCGGCCGAGGCGCCTGCCGGGGCCCTGGTAGCCGTGCACGATGGCGTGCGCCCACTTATCACGACGGCCGTGATTGAGGCGGCCTATGTGGCGGCGGCGGCGCACGGGGCGGCGGCCGTGGCCGTGCCGCCCAAAGACTCGGTGCGGCTGCTGGGAGCGGCTGGCTCGTCGCCCCTCGACCGCCGCCGCCTGCGCCTGATGCAGACGCCCCAGACCTTCGACCTGGCGCTGTTGCGCCGCGCCTACCGCCTGCCCGAGTTGCCTACCTTCACCGACGATGCCAGCGTGGTCGATGACCTGCACCCGGTGCAGCTGGTGGAGGGCGATTATCGCAACTTGAAAATTACCACCCCCGAAGACCTGCTGCTGGCCGAAGCGCTGTTGTCTGAACCACAGATGTAG
- the queA gene encoding tRNA preQ1(34) S-adenosylmethionine ribosyltransferase-isomerase QueA: MKLHEFKFELPEELIASHPARHRDESRLMVVNRATGQIEHKMFKDILDYFVEGDVFVFNDTKVFPARMYGQKERTGAQIEVFLLRELNKEGRLWDVLVDPARKIRVGNKLYFGESDIVAEVIDNTTSRGRTIKFLFDGTDEEFRKALYELGETPVPKDVLKRETEPADKERYQTIFAEHIGAVAAPSAGLHFSREVLKRMEIKGIEKAFVTLHVGLGTYRNVDVEDLTKHKMDSEQFFVGPEAVQIVNKSIDTKHQVCAIGTTTMRALDASVSASSRIKVTSGWNDKFIYPPYDFKIANSLLTNFHLPESTLVMMASAFAGYKLLMEAYQEAIKEKYRFFAFGDAMLIL, translated from the coding sequence ATGAAACTGCATGAGTTCAAGTTTGAACTCCCCGAAGAGCTGATTGCCAGTCACCCTGCCCGCCACCGCGACGAATCGCGCCTGATGGTGGTAAACCGCGCCACCGGCCAGATTGAACACAAGATGTTCAAAGATATTCTGGACTACTTCGTGGAGGGCGATGTATTCGTGTTCAACGATACTAAAGTATTTCCGGCCCGTATGTACGGGCAAAAAGAGCGCACCGGCGCCCAAATTGAAGTATTCCTGCTCCGCGAGCTTAACAAGGAAGGCCGCCTCTGGGACGTGCTGGTAGACCCGGCCCGCAAAATCCGCGTCGGCAACAAGCTGTATTTCGGCGAGTCCGACATTGTGGCCGAGGTTATCGACAACACTACGTCGCGCGGCCGCACCATCAAGTTTTTGTTTGACGGCACCGACGAGGAATTTCGCAAAGCACTCTATGAGCTGGGCGAAACGCCCGTGCCCAAGGACGTGCTGAAGCGCGAAACCGAGCCCGCCGACAAGGAGCGCTACCAAACCATTTTTGCCGAGCACATCGGCGCCGTGGCGGCCCCCAGCGCCGGCCTGCACTTCTCACGCGAGGTGCTCAAGCGCATGGAAATCAAGGGTATTGAGAAAGCCTTTGTTACCTTGCACGTGGGCCTGGGCACTTACCGCAACGTGGATGTGGAAGACCTCACCAAGCACAAGATGGACTCGGAGCAGTTCTTCGTGGGCCCGGAGGCCGTGCAAATTGTGAATAAGTCGATTGACACCAAGCACCAAGTGTGCGCCATCGGCACCACTACCATGCGCGCCCTCGATGCCTCAGTATCGGCCAGCAGCCGCATCAAGGTTACCTCGGGTTGGAATGACAAATTCATTTACCCGCCCTACGATTTCAAAATTGCTAACTCACTGCTTACCAACTTCCACTTGCCCGAAAGCACGCTCGTGATGATGGCTTCGGCCTTCGCCGGCTACAAGCTGCTGATGGAGGCCTACCAGGAAGCCATCAAGGAAAAGTACCGCTTCTTCGCCTTCGGCGACGCGATGCTGATTCTGTAA
- the rimO gene encoding 30S ribosomal protein S12 methylthiotransferase RimO, whose protein sequence is MKVRTLKQNKVNVITLGCSKNLVDSEVLMGQLKANDFLVTHEAKKSDANIVIINTCGFIDNAKQESIDTILRYADEKEAGKLEKLYVTGCLSQRYKDELEVEIPQVDAYFGTLELPQMLKVLEADYKKELVGERLLTTPKHYAYFKIAEGCNRPCSFCAIPLMRGKHVDRPMDDLVTEAKRLVGMGTKELILIAQDLTYYGLQAYGERKLPELLERLSDVAGVEWLRLQYAYPSQFPLAALDVMRERPNICRYLDMPLQHISDNMLKTMRRGITSRRTKELVREIRDRVPGIALRTTLIAGHPGETEEDFAELCEFVQESKFERLGIFTYSHEENTHSHTLADDVPAEVKQARADRIMEIQQQISLDYNESRVGQTYKVLFDRLEGGYYVGRTEFDSPEVDNEVLVLATNDLHIPQGSFANVHITGASDFDLYGEVVR, encoded by the coding sequence ATGAAAGTTAGAACCCTTAAACAAAACAAAGTCAACGTCATAACTCTGGGCTGCTCCAAAAACCTTGTCGATAGCGAGGTGCTCATGGGTCAGCTCAAGGCCAACGACTTTCTGGTGACGCACGAGGCAAAGAAGTCGGATGCCAACATTGTGATTATCAATACCTGTGGCTTTATCGACAATGCCAAGCAAGAAAGTATCGACACCATTCTGCGCTACGCCGATGAGAAGGAGGCTGGCAAGCTGGAAAAGCTCTACGTGACGGGCTGCCTTTCGCAGCGTTATAAAGACGAGCTGGAGGTCGAGATTCCGCAGGTCGACGCCTACTTTGGCACCCTAGAATTGCCCCAGATGCTGAAAGTGCTGGAGGCCGACTACAAGAAGGAGCTGGTGGGCGAGCGCCTGCTCACCACGCCCAAGCACTACGCCTACTTCAAAATCGCGGAGGGCTGCAACCGGCCGTGCTCGTTCTGCGCCATCCCGCTGATGCGCGGCAAGCACGTGGACCGGCCCATGGACGACCTCGTGACCGAGGCCAAGCGCCTGGTCGGCATGGGCACCAAAGAGCTGATTCTCATTGCTCAGGACCTGACTTACTACGGCCTGCAAGCCTACGGCGAGCGCAAGCTACCCGAGCTGCTGGAGCGCCTGAGCGACGTGGCTGGTGTGGAGTGGCTGCGCTTGCAATACGCCTATCCCTCGCAGTTTCCGCTGGCGGCGCTGGACGTGATGCGCGAGCGCCCAAATATCTGCCGCTACCTCGACATGCCCTTGCAACACATTTCGGATAACATGCTGAAAACCATGCGCCGGGGCATTACGAGCCGCCGCACCAAGGAGCTGGTGCGCGAGATTCGCGACCGCGTGCCGGGCATTGCGCTACGCACCACGCTCATTGCCGGCCACCCCGGCGAGACGGAGGAAGACTTTGCCGAGTTGTGTGAATTCGTGCAAGAATCGAAGTTTGAGCGCCTGGGCATTTTCACCTACTCGCACGAGGAGAACACGCACTCGCACACCCTAGCCGACGACGTGCCCGCCGAAGTAAAGCAGGCGCGCGCCGACCGCATCATGGAAATTCAGCAGCAGATATCGCTGGATTACAACGAGTCGCGCGTGGGCCAAACGTACAAAGTACTCTTCGACCGGCTCGAAGGCGGCTACTACGTGGGCCGCACCGAGTTCGACTCGCCCGAGGTGGATAATGAAGTGCTGGTGCTGGCTACCAACGACCTGCACATCCCGCAGGGTAGCTTTGCCAACGTGCACATCACGGGCGCTAGCGACTTCGACCTGTACGGCGAAGTGGTGCGCTAG
- a CDS encoding thiamine pyrophosphate-dependent enzyme, which translates to MTFDRKDYPNDLLLRLYRELLKPRLIEEKMLILLRQGKVSKWFSGIGQEAISVGSTLALNPDEYILPLHRNLGVFTGRGVPLGRLFAQWQGKATGYTKGRDRSFHFGTNEHHIVGMISHLGPQLAVADGIALADVLDKKPRVTLTYSGDGGASEGDFHEALNVAAVWQLPVIFLIENNGYGLSTPSNEQFRFKSFVDKGPAYGMEAVQIDGNNVLEVYDKIRTLAEDLRQHPRPVLVEALTFRMRGHEEASGTKYVPAELMQEWATKDPVENYEKWLLSEGILSETARVQIRETIKQEIEKGWQETEAAPAPVADASRELADMYQPFAPPVASPPAAGPAPEKRFIDAIQEGLRQSMARFPELVLMGQDIAEYGGVFKITEGFVAEFGKARVRNTPLCESAIVGAGLGLSIRGKKAMVEMQFADFVTCGFNQIVNNLAKSHYRWGQNADVVVRMPTGAGTAAGPFHSQSNEAWFTHVPGLKVVYPSNPHDAKGLLCAAFEDPNPVLYFEHKLLYRSLSGPVPEAYYTTPIGQAALAQEGEEVSIITYGLGVHWALAACKELSIKADILDLRTLLPWDTEAVARSVRKNGRVLILHEDTLTGGLGGEIAAWIAENCFASLDAPVRRVASLDTAVPFAPPLEAGFLPQQRLREQLLALRNY; encoded by the coding sequence ATGACCTTCGACCGCAAAGACTACCCCAACGACCTGCTGCTGCGTCTCTACCGCGAGCTGCTAAAGCCGCGCCTGATTGAGGAAAAAATGCTGATTTTGCTGCGCCAGGGCAAGGTGAGCAAGTGGTTTTCGGGCATCGGGCAGGAGGCCATTTCGGTGGGCAGCACGCTGGCGCTGAACCCGGACGAGTACATTTTGCCGCTGCACCGCAACCTGGGCGTGTTTACGGGGCGGGGGGTGCCGCTGGGGCGGCTGTTTGCGCAGTGGCAGGGCAAGGCCACCGGCTACACCAAGGGCCGCGACCGCTCGTTCCACTTCGGTACTAATGAGCACCACATCGTGGGCATGATTTCGCACCTCGGCCCGCAGCTGGCCGTGGCCGACGGCATTGCCCTGGCCGATGTGCTCGATAAAAAGCCGCGCGTCACGCTCACCTACTCGGGCGATGGCGGGGCTAGCGAGGGTGATTTTCACGAGGCGCTCAACGTGGCGGCGGTGTGGCAGCTGCCGGTCATCTTCCTCATCGAAAACAACGGCTACGGCCTCAGCACGCCCTCCAACGAGCAGTTTCGCTTCAAGTCTTTCGTTGATAAAGGCCCCGCCTACGGCATGGAAGCCGTGCAGATTGACGGCAACAACGTGCTGGAGGTATACGACAAAATCAGGACCCTAGCCGAAGACCTGCGCCAACACCCGCGCCCGGTGCTGGTCGAGGCGCTCACCTTCCGCATGCGCGGCCACGAGGAGGCTAGCGGCACCAAGTACGTGCCCGCCGAGCTCATGCAGGAATGGGCCACCAAAGACCCGGTCGAAAACTACGAAAAGTGGCTGCTAAGCGAAGGCATCCTGAGCGAAACCGCTAGGGTGCAAATCCGCGAAACCATCAAGCAGGAGATAGAAAAGGGCTGGCAGGAAACCGAAGCCGCGCCGGCACCCGTGGCCGACGCCAGCCGGGAGCTGGCCGATATGTACCAGCCCTTTGCGCCGCCGGTGGCTAGCCCCCCGGCCGCCGGCCCGGCGCCCGAAAAGCGCTTCATCGACGCCATTCAGGAAGGGCTGCGCCAGAGCATGGCGCGCTTTCCCGAACTGGTGCTCATGGGCCAGGACATTGCCGAGTACGGCGGCGTATTCAAGATTACCGAGGGCTTCGTGGCCGAGTTTGGCAAGGCGCGCGTGCGCAACACGCCCCTGTGCGAGTCAGCCATTGTGGGCGCGGGATTGGGCCTGAGCATCCGGGGCAAGAAGGCAATGGTGGAGATGCAGTTTGCCGACTTCGTTACCTGCGGCTTCAATCAGATTGTGAATAACCTGGCTAAGAGCCACTACCGCTGGGGCCAGAATGCCGACGTGGTGGTGCGCATGCCTACTGGCGCGGGCACCGCCGCCGGCCCTTTTCATAGCCAGAGCAACGAGGCGTGGTTTACGCACGTGCCCGGCCTGAAAGTGGTGTATCCCAGCAACCCGCACGATGCCAAAGGGCTGCTCTGCGCCGCTTTCGAAGACCCTAACCCAGTGCTGTATTTCGAGCACAAGCTGCTGTACCGCTCGCTGAGCGGGCCGGTGCCCGAGGCGTACTATACCACGCCCATCGGCCAGGCCGCGCTGGCCCAGGAGGGCGAGGAGGTGAGCATCATCACCTACGGGCTAGGGGTGCACTGGGCGCTGGCGGCCTGCAAAGAATTGAGCATCAAGGCCGATATTTTGGACCTGCGCACGCTCCTGCCCTGGGATACCGAGGCCGTAGCGCGCTCGGTGCGCAAAAACGGTCGCGTCCTCATTCTGCACGAAGACACCCTAACCGGCGGCCTGGGCGGCGAAATTGCGGCCTGGATTGCCGAAAACTGCTTCGCCAGCCTCGACGCGCCGGTGCGCCGCGTGGCTTCGCTCGACACGGCCGTGCCTTTCGCGCCGCCGCTTGAGGCAGGATTTTTGCCGCAGCAGCGGCTGCGCGAGCAATTGCTGGCGCTGCGCAATTATTAG
- a CDS encoding DUF4142 domain-containing protein, whose amino-acid sequence MKTIHGTLAAALFALGLASCNSSTDSVKEAQKTNEAKIDSTKGTTARADSVKDAKKDDSEFLTKAASGDMLEVQMGKEVAKRATTAGARQAAEKMVSDHTKAGAELKALAAKKNITLPPVLGDDQQKIYNDVLAKKGADLDKEYVKQMVKDHKDDIKEYTDALTGGTDPEVKAFAKKTVPVLQMHLSMFEKLQASMDAKK is encoded by the coding sequence ATGAAAACTATTCACGGCACGCTGGCGGCTGCGCTGTTTGCGCTGGGCCTGGCTAGCTGCAACTCTTCGACCGACTCGGTAAAAGAGGCGCAGAAAACCAACGAGGCCAAAATCGACAGCACCAAAGGCACCACGGCCCGCGCCGACTCGGTGAAAGATGCTAAAAAAGACGACTCGGAATTCCTGACCAAAGCCGCCAGCGGCGATATGCTAGAGGTGCAGATGGGCAAGGAAGTAGCGAAGCGGGCCACCACGGCCGGCGCCCGCCAGGCCGCCGAAAAAATGGTGAGCGACCACACCAAAGCCGGCGCCGAACTAAAAGCCTTGGCTGCCAAGAAAAACATCACGCTGCCCCCCGTACTCGGCGACGACCAGCAGAAAATCTACAACGACGTGCTGGCCAAGAAGGGCGCCGACCTCGACAAGGAGTACGTGAAGCAGATGGTGAAGGACCACAAAGACGACATCAAGGAATACACCGACGCCTTGACGGGCGGCACCGACCCCGAAGTGAAAGCCTTTGCCAAGAAGACCGTGCCGGTACTGCAAATGCACCTGAGCATGTTTGAGAAGCTGCAAGCCAGCATGGACGCCAAGAAATAG
- the ytxJ gene encoding bacillithiol system redox-active protein YtxJ, translating into MATPWIPLTQPEQLRDIVQESHEHPVLIFKHSTTCSISAAAKAKVERQWPDASLPADTPIYYLDLLRYRPISGQIADEFGVQHQSPQLLLIQDGQVRYHASHMGIRLSEAGEALAAK; encoded by the coding sequence ATGGCTACCCCCTGGATTCCGCTTACCCAGCCCGAGCAGCTCCGCGACATTGTGCAGGAGTCGCACGAGCATCCGGTTCTTATTTTTAAGCACAGCACCACCTGCTCCATCAGCGCGGCGGCCAAAGCCAAGGTCGAGCGCCAGTGGCCCGATGCCTCGCTGCCCGCTGATACGCCCATCTACTACCTCGATTTGCTGCGCTACCGGCCCATTTCGGGCCAGATTGCCGACGAGTTTGGCGTGCAGCACCAGTCGCCGCAGCTATTGCTCATCCAGGATGGACAGGTGCGCTACCACGCCTCGCACATGGGCATCCGCCTCAGCGAAGCCGGCGAAGCCCTGGCCGCTAAGTAG
- a CDS encoding DUF4142 domain-containing protein, which translates to MLRSSLPLLAASLLVLTSCGSNTDTSTSTTKTGASPTDSAATASAPAMSDSSKMASAASAGAGKADPNGPTAPHANDKEFMLSAAHSDQNEMQLSKMALAKGVTGMTKTFAEKMIADHTKSTAALKPIAAKAGVTLPTDMDADHKAMVPMLEKLSGKAFADKYTSQMVADHQKTANTMAAHQTMTKNTALQGFITKTLPVVESHLSMASQDAGNMKM; encoded by the coding sequence ATGCTCCGCTCCTCCCTACCCCTGCTCGCCGCCAGCCTGCTCGTGCTTACCTCGTGCGGCTCCAACACGGATACCAGCACCAGCACGACCAAAACGGGCGCTTCGCCCACCGACTCGGCGGCTACGGCTTCAGCGCCGGCCATGAGTGATAGCAGCAAGATGGCCTCGGCGGCTTCCGCCGGCGCTGGCAAGGCCGACCCCAACGGCCCCACCGCGCCCCACGCCAATGACAAGGAGTTTATGCTGTCGGCCGCGCACTCCGACCAGAATGAGATGCAACTCAGTAAAATGGCCCTGGCCAAAGGCGTAACCGGCATGACCAAGACCTTCGCTGAGAAGATGATAGCCGACCACACCAAGAGCACCGCCGCCCTCAAGCCCATCGCGGCCAAAGCCGGCGTAACGCTGCCCACCGATATGGACGCCGACCACAAGGCAATGGTCCCAATGCTGGAGAAGCTGTCGGGTAAAGCCTTTGCCGATAAGTACACTAGCCAGATGGTGGCCGACCACCAGAAGACGGCCAACACGATGGCGGCCCACCAGACGATGACCAAAAACACGGCTCTGCAAGGCTTCATTACCAAGACGCTGCCCGTGGTGGAAAGCCACCTGTCGATGGCTAGCCAGGATGCCGGCAACATGAAAATGTGA